A genome region from Arthrobacter sp. V1I9 includes the following:
- a CDS encoding alpha/beta hydrolase family protein encodes MLLWIHGGPLGSWNAWTWRWNPWLLTAKGYAVLLPDPALSTGYGQNYIQRGWGQWGKSPFTDLMAVTDAAVDRPDIDADRTAAMGGSFGGYMANWVAGQTDRFKAVVTHASLWALDQFGPTTDSSQYWLKEMTEEMALENSPHLHVEKISTPMLVIHGDKDYRVPIGEGLRLWYELLSKSQLAGDQDGRTPHRFLYFPDENHWVLQPQHAKVWYGVVESFLARNVLDQDLPVPAELGL; translated from the coding sequence ATGCTGCTCTGGATCCACGGCGGCCCGCTGGGATCCTGGAACGCCTGGACCTGGCGCTGGAACCCCTGGCTGCTGACCGCGAAGGGGTACGCGGTGCTTCTGCCCGATCCTGCCCTCTCCACAGGCTACGGCCAGAACTACATCCAGCGGGGCTGGGGCCAATGGGGTAAAAGCCCGTTCACAGACCTCATGGCCGTGACTGACGCCGCCGTCGACCGTCCTGATATTGACGCGGACCGTACCGCGGCAATGGGGGGCTCCTTCGGCGGCTACATGGCCAACTGGGTTGCCGGACAGACGGACCGGTTCAAGGCCGTAGTGACCCACGCCAGTCTTTGGGCGCTGGACCAGTTCGGCCCCACCACAGACTCCTCGCAGTACTGGCTGAAGGAGATGACCGAGGAGATGGCGCTGGAGAACTCGCCGCATCTTCACGTTGAAAAGATCAGCACGCCCATGCTGGTGATCCACGGGGACAAGGATTACCGCGTACCCATCGGGGAAGGCCTGCGTCTTTGGTATGAGCTGTTGTCCAAGTCGCAGCTGGCAGGGGACCAGGACGGCCGGACGCCGCACCGGTTCCTGTACTTCCCGGACGAAAACCACTGGGTCCTGCAGCCGCAGCACGCAAAGGTCTGGTACGGCGTTGTGGAAAGCTTCCTGGCCCGGAACGTCCTCGATCAGGACCTGCCGGTGCCTGCGGAACTCGGGCTGTAG
- the lysS gene encoding lysine--tRNA ligase: protein MIVTSQNTPSSKNAPEPLDASEQMRIRMEKRAKLIERGVEAYPVGVERTHSLAEVREKYAHLEADDTTGDIVGVTGRVVFVRNTGKLCFATLQEGGTDGKGTRLQAMLSLANVGEEALADWKALVDLGDHVFIRGEVISSRRGELSVMAESWGMASKALRPLPVLHAELNEETRVRQRYVDLMVRDEAREMVYTRAAITRSIRETLFRHNYVEVETPILQLVHGGALARPFETHMNAFDQKMTLRIATELYLKRAVVGGIDRVYDMGRVFRNEGVDSTHSPEFTTLESYEAWADQFVMAQRIKEIILDAADAVGAGRVLQTEAGEINLDGEWAWVSVYPGLSDAVGQEVTPETSLEVLREIAERHEVKVDPKWDAEKLAVELFGEIVEPTLLNPTFVYDYPPSAQPLARPHREDGRLIEAWDLIIGGMERGTAFSELIDPVIQRERLTEQSRHAAAGDDEAMQLDEDFLRALEYGAPPMGGIGLGIDRLVMLFTGAGIRETILFPLLKPEGH from the coding sequence ATGATTGTGACTTCCCAAAACACCCCCTCGTCCAAGAACGCCCCAGAGCCGCTCGATGCCAGCGAGCAGATGCGTATCCGCATGGAGAAGCGCGCCAAGCTGATTGAGCGCGGCGTCGAGGCGTACCCGGTGGGCGTGGAGCGGACGCATTCGCTCGCGGAGGTCCGTGAAAAGTACGCCCACCTCGAGGCGGACGACACCACTGGCGACATTGTCGGCGTCACCGGGCGCGTCGTGTTCGTGCGCAACACCGGAAAGCTCTGCTTCGCCACCCTTCAGGAAGGCGGCACCGACGGCAAGGGAACCCGCCTGCAGGCCATGCTCAGCCTCGCCAATGTTGGTGAGGAAGCGCTCGCCGACTGGAAGGCCCTCGTTGACCTCGGCGACCACGTGTTCATCAGGGGTGAGGTCATCTCCTCCCGCCGCGGCGAGCTCTCCGTCATGGCCGAATCGTGGGGCATGGCTTCCAAGGCCCTCCGCCCGCTGCCGGTACTCCACGCCGAGCTGAACGAGGAGACCCGCGTCCGCCAGCGTTACGTGGACCTGATGGTCCGCGACGAAGCCCGCGAAATGGTCTACACCCGTGCCGCCATCACGCGCTCCATCCGCGAGACGCTCTTCCGCCACAACTACGTGGAAGTTGAAACCCCCATCCTGCAGCTGGTCCACGGCGGCGCCCTGGCACGCCCGTTCGAGACCCACATGAACGCTTTCGACCAGAAGATGACGCTGCGCATCGCCACCGAGCTCTACCTCAAGCGTGCCGTGGTGGGCGGCATCGACCGCGTCTACGACATGGGACGGGTGTTCCGCAACGAGGGCGTGGACTCGACCCACAGCCCCGAGTTCACCACCCTCGAGAGCTACGAGGCGTGGGCTGACCAGTTCGTTATGGCGCAGCGCATCAAGGAGATCATCCTCGACGCGGCGGACGCCGTGGGCGCCGGCCGCGTCCTGCAGACCGAAGCGGGGGAGATCAACCTCGACGGCGAGTGGGCCTGGGTATCCGTCTACCCCGGACTGTCCGACGCCGTTGGCCAGGAAGTCACGCCGGAGACTTCGCTGGAGGTACTGCGCGAAATCGCCGAAAGGCACGAGGTCAAGGTTGATCCCAAGTGGGACGCCGAGAAGCTGGCGGTTGAGCTCTTCGGCGAAATCGTGGAGCCCACCCTCCTGAACCCCACCTTCGTCTACGACTACCCGCCCTCCGCCCAGCCGCTGGCCCGCCCGCACCGGGAGGACGGCCGGCTGATCGAGGCCTGGGATCTCATCATCGGCGGTATGGAGCGCGGCACCGCGTTCTCCGAACTGATCGACCCCGTTATCCAGCGCGAACGGCTCACCGAGCAGTCACGCCATGCAGCCGCCGGCGATGATGAGGCCATGCAGTTGGACGAGGACTTCCTGCGCGCGCTCGAATACGGCGCCCCGCCGATGGGCGGCATCGGACTCGGAATCGACCGGCTGGTGATGCTGTTCACCGGCGCCGGGATCCGCGAAACCATCCTCTTCCCGCTGCTCAAGCCCGAAGGGCACTGA
- a CDS encoding ATP-dependent Clp protease ATP-binding subunit, producing the protein MFERFTDRARRVVVLAQEEARMLNHNYIGTEHILLGLIHEGEGVAAKALESLSISLDGVREQVQEIIGQGQQAPSGHIPFTPRAKKVLELSLREALQLGHNYIGTEHILLGLIREGEGVAAQVLVKLGADLNRVRQQVIQLLSGYQGKETSGAGVGSSQPEGTPAGSVVLDQFGRNLTQAARENKLDPVIGREQEMERVMQVLSRRTKNNPVLIGEPGVGKTAVVEGLAQAIVRGDVPETIKDKQLYTLDLGSLVAGSRYRGDFEERLKKVLKEIRTRGDIILFIDEIHTLVGAGAAEGAIDAASILKPMLARGELQTIGATTLDEYRKHIEKDAALERRFQPIQVKEPSVAHAIEILKGLRDRYEAHHRVTITDGALASAASLAERYISDRFLPDKAIDLIDEAGARLRIRRMTAPPELKAMDERIAKLKMEKESAIDAQDFEGAAALRDKEQKMITERSEKERHWKSGGMDDISEVDEDLIAEVLANSTGIPVFKLTEEESSRLLKMEDELHKRVVGQDEAIKALSQAIRRTRAGLKDPKRPGGSFIFAGPTGVGKTELAKALAEFLFGEEDALITLDMSEYSEKHTVSRLFGAPPGYVGYEEGGQLTEKVRRRPFSVVLFDEVEKAHADLFNSLLQILEDGRLTDSQGRVVDFKNTVIIMTTNLGTRDISKSVATGFQSGTDTQTGYNRMRARVTEELKQHFRPEFLNRVDDVVVFPQLTQDEIIEIVDMFVGRLEKRLKDKDMGIELTPKAKVLLATRGYDPAMGARPLRRTIQREIEDQLSEKILFGEIHAGDIVVVDVEGDGDDAKFTFAGNAKPRIPEIAPSV; encoded by the coding sequence ATGTTTGAGCGATTTACGGACCGTGCCCGTCGCGTAGTTGTGCTTGCCCAAGAAGAGGCACGCATGCTGAACCACAATTACATTGGTACCGAACACATCCTCTTGGGTCTTATCCATGAGGGTGAGGGCGTTGCCGCCAAAGCTCTTGAGTCCTTGAGCATTTCGCTCGACGGCGTTCGCGAGCAGGTGCAGGAGATCATCGGGCAGGGCCAGCAGGCGCCGTCCGGCCACATCCCCTTCACCCCCCGTGCCAAGAAGGTGCTGGAACTCTCGCTGCGCGAAGCCCTCCAGCTGGGCCACAATTACATCGGCACGGAGCACATCCTGCTGGGACTCATCCGCGAGGGTGAGGGTGTTGCCGCCCAGGTGCTGGTCAAGCTCGGCGCAGACCTCAACCGGGTCCGCCAGCAGGTCATCCAGCTCCTGTCGGGCTACCAGGGCAAGGAAACAAGCGGTGCCGGCGTCGGCTCCAGCCAGCCCGAGGGTACGCCGGCGGGATCCGTTGTCCTGGACCAGTTCGGCCGCAACCTGACCCAGGCTGCCCGCGAGAACAAGCTGGACCCGGTCATCGGACGCGAGCAGGAGATGGAACGCGTTATGCAGGTCCTCTCTCGCCGCACCAAGAACAACCCGGTGTTGATCGGTGAGCCGGGTGTCGGCAAGACGGCCGTCGTCGAGGGTCTTGCCCAGGCGATTGTCCGTGGCGACGTCCCGGAAACCATCAAGGACAAGCAGCTGTACACCCTGGACCTCGGTTCCCTGGTGGCAGGCTCCCGGTACCGCGGTGACTTCGAAGAGCGCCTGAAGAAGGTCCTCAAGGAAATCCGTACCCGCGGTGACATCATTCTCTTCATCGACGAAATCCACACCCTTGTGGGTGCCGGTGCCGCCGAAGGTGCCATCGATGCTGCGTCCATCCTGAAGCCCATGCTGGCCCGCGGTGAACTGCAGACCATTGGTGCCACCACGCTGGACGAGTACCGCAAGCACATCGAGAAGGACGCCGCGCTGGAGCGCCGGTTCCAGCCGATCCAGGTCAAGGAGCCCTCGGTTGCGCATGCGATCGAGATCCTTAAGGGCCTGCGTGACCGCTACGAGGCGCACCACCGCGTCACCATTACCGACGGCGCCCTGGCCTCGGCTGCCAGCCTGGCCGAGCGCTACATCTCTGACCGCTTCCTGCCGGACAAGGCGATCGACCTGATCGACGAAGCCGGCGCACGGCTGCGCATCCGCCGCATGACCGCTCCGCCGGAGCTCAAGGCCATGGACGAGCGCATCGCCAAGCTGAAGATGGAAAAGGAGTCCGCGATTGACGCGCAGGACTTCGAAGGTGCAGCCGCGCTCCGTGACAAAGAGCAGAAGATGATCACCGAGCGCTCCGAGAAGGAACGCCACTGGAAGTCCGGCGGCATGGACGACATCTCCGAGGTGGATGAGGATCTCATCGCCGAGGTGCTGGCCAACTCGACCGGCATCCCCGTGTTCAAGCTGACCGAGGAAGAGTCCTCGCGCCTGCTGAAGATGGAAGACGAACTGCACAAGCGTGTGGTGGGCCAGGACGAGGCCATCAAGGCACTGTCCCAGGCCATCCGCCGCACCCGTGCAGGACTCAAGGACCCCAAGCGTCCGGGTGGCTCGTTCATCTTCGCCGGCCCCACCGGCGTCGGCAAGACCGAGCTCGCCAAGGCACTCGCGGAGTTCCTGTTCGGTGAAGAGGACGCCCTCATCACGCTGGACATGTCCGAGTACTCCGAGAAGCACACCGTCTCGCGGCTCTTCGGTGCCCCTCCGGGCTACGTTGGCTACGAGGAAGGCGGCCAGCTGACCGAGAAGGTCCGGCGTCGTCCGTTCTCCGTGGTGCTGTTCGATGAAGTGGAGAAGGCCCACGCGGACCTCTTCAACTCGCTCCTGCAGATCCTGGAAGACGGCCGGTTGACCGACTCCCAGGGCCGGGTGGTGGACTTCAAGAACACGGTGATCATCATGACCACCAACCTGGGCACCCGGGACATCTCAAAGAGTGTGGCCACCGGCTTCCAGTCCGGCACCGACACGCAGACCGGCTACAACCGCATGCGTGCCCGCGTGACCGAGGAGCTCAAGCAGCACTTCCGCCCCGAGTTCCTGAACCGTGTGGATGACGTTGTGGTGTTCCCGCAGCTCACCCAGGACGAGATCATCGAGATCGTGGACATGTTCGTTGGACGCCTGGAGAAGCGGCTCAAGGACAAGGACATGGGCATCGAGCTCACGCCCAAGGCCAAGGTGCTCCTGGCAACCCGCGGATACGATCCCGCCATGGGTGCGCGGCCGCTGCGCCGCACCATCCAGCGCGAGATCGAGGACCAGCTCTCCGAGAAGATCCTGTTCGGTGAGATCCACGCCGGCGACATCGTTGTAGTGGACGTGGAAGGCGACGGTGACGACGCCAAGTTCACGTTCGCCGGCAACGCCAAGCCGCGCATCCCGGAAATCGCTCCGAGCGTCTAG
- a CDS encoding Lsr2 family protein, producing the protein MAQKVNIILVDDLDGGSADENVKFGLDGVNYEIDLSAANAAELRSSLERFIGAARKASGSSGRAARTKASGGGRSHDSAQIRQWARENGYTVNSRGRIQAEIQEAYQKANS; encoded by the coding sequence ATGGCACAGAAAGTAAACATCATCCTCGTTGATGATTTGGATGGGGGATCCGCAGACGAGAATGTAAAGTTTGGCCTTGACGGGGTCAACTATGAGATTGATCTATCGGCCGCCAATGCCGCTGAACTCCGCTCCTCCCTGGAACGGTTCATCGGTGCAGCGCGTAAGGCTTCGGGCAGCAGCGGCCGGGCTGCACGCACCAAAGCATCGGGCGGAGGCCGCAGCCACGATTCGGCACAGATTCGGCAATGGGCCCGGGAAAACGGCTACACCGTTAACAGCCGTGGCCGAATTCAGGCCGAAATCCAGGAAGCCTACCAAAAGGCCAATTCCTAG